From Bacillus sp. FSL K6-3431, the proteins below share one genomic window:
- a CDS encoding 3-methyladenine DNA glycosylase yields MNKKDQTEANNSVEQDMKEEMGMDIEPQRATNEKDPKKNKRRSDR; encoded by the coding sequence ATGAATAAAAAAGATCAAACAGAAGCTAATAATTCCGTTGAACAAGACATGAAGGAAGAAATGGGCATGGATATCGAGCCACAAAGAGCAACAAATGAAAAAGACCCCAAAAAAAATAAAAGAAGAAGTGATCGTTAA